Within Streptomyces roseirectus, the genomic segment GAACCTCGCCGAGCACACCTCGGGACTGCCCCGGCTGCCCGTAGTACCCGTAGCACCTCCGAACGACCCCTACGCCACGTTCACCCCGGCCGCCCTGGCGGACGCGCTCGGCGCGCTGGACCGGCAGATCACCGGGCGCCAGGGCGAGACGGAGTACTCCAACTACGGGTACGCGGTGCTCGGCCACGCCCTCACGACCGCCACGGGGCGCACGTACCAACAGCTCGTCGACACGTACGTCCTGGCCCCCCTGGGGGTTGAGACGGGCGCCGTCACCGCGCACCCCCCGGCCGGCGAACGGCTCGTCCCGCGCGGGCTGTTCGGGCGGGCCCGGCCGCTGTGGGACCTGACCGGGCCGATCCTGCCCGCCGGCGGACTGTGGTCCACCTGCCGGACCCTGGCGGACGTCGTCGTCGCGCTGCTCGTCGAACGCAGGCTCGGGGAACCGGCGCTCGCGTGGCAGCGGGGGCCGTCGGTCGTGTGGCACAACGGGGCCACGCGCGGCTCGTCCGTGGTCGCCGCCGTCCACGACGACGGGCCGTGGCTGGTGCTGCACCGGCTCGGGGAGCCGGACGAGACGGACCGGCTGGCCATCCAGACGCTGAAGGCGGCCCTCCCGGCGATGTGATTCCGACCAGTCGGTATGGACAGTTCGGGCCACTCCGGGTACAGATGGGGGCATCACCCGCGCCATGCCCCCCGTACGCCCGGAAAGGCGGCCGTATGCGTATCTCGGTCACGATCTTCCTCACCGACGAGACCATCACCCCGACGCGTCTCGCCCGCGAGCTGGAGGAGCGCGGGTTCGCCGGCCTCTACCTCCCCGAGCACACGCACATCCCGGTCGAGCGCACCACCCCCTACCCCGCGGGTGGGGAGCTACCCAGGGAGTACGGGAGAACCCTGGACCCGTTCGTGGCGCTCGGGCAGGCCGCCGCCGTCACCGAACGGCTCGGCCTCGGGACCGGGATCACGCTCGTCGCGCAGCACGACCCGATCGGCCTCGCCAAGCAGGCCGCGACGCTCGACCACCTCTCCGGGGGACGGCTGACGCTCGGCCTCGGGTACGGGTGGAA encodes:
- a CDS encoding serine hydrolase domain-containing protein; this encodes MGTPTCLLGGAGISERISHGHDAGRYVEIGSLTKVFTATVLAELVKEGTVGLDAPLEDCIGSVPRGTGITLRNLAEHTSGLPRLPVVPVAPPNDPYATFTPAALADALGALDRQITGRQGETEYSNYGYAVLGHALTTATGRTYQQLVDTYVLAPLGVETGAVTAHPPAGERLVPRGLFGRARPLWDLTGPILPAGGLWSTCRTLADVVVALLVERRLGEPALAWQRGPSVVWHNGATRGSSVVAAVHDDGPWLVLHRLGEPDETDRLAIQTLKAALPAM